The Mesorhizobium loti genome includes a region encoding these proteins:
- a CDS encoding carbohydrate ABC transporter permease, giving the protein MAVATGNSFASRFGVHIAVLVFVAIWTIPTLGILVSSLRDKNQIIASGWWNSFASSTQTEAGRLPAASTQVEKDGKFVLQGNIFGDGAARNISAFGVKSAAPTQYPAGTTADLGDGVTLLLNADGSFVMVSPKAFEGDRGQRVYYASSAPPKFTTDNYKTVLFSEGIGRSFMNSLTVTIPATIIPILIAAFAAYALAWMRFPGRALLIAVIIGLLVVPLQMSLIPLLKLYNGVGSFFGMPSKTYLGIWLAHTGFGLPFAIYLLRSYIAGLPREIMESARIDGASDFEIFVKIVLPLSFPVLASFAIFQFLWVWNDLLVAMVFLGTEADQIVLTAKLNALLGSRGGDWEILTTSAFVTIIVPLIVFFSLQRYFVRGLLAGSVKGG; this is encoded by the coding sequence ATGGCCGTTGCGACCGGAAATTCCTTCGCCAGCCGCTTTGGCGTCCACATCGCCGTGCTTGTCTTCGTCGCGATCTGGACCATCCCGACGCTCGGCATCCTGGTCTCGTCGCTGCGTGACAAGAACCAGATCATCGCCTCGGGCTGGTGGAACTCCTTCGCCAGTTCCACCCAGACCGAAGCCGGCCGACTGCCGGCCGCCTCGACGCAAGTCGAAAAGGACGGCAAGTTCGTCCTTCAGGGCAACATCTTCGGTGACGGTGCTGCCCGCAACATCAGCGCCTTCGGCGTCAAATCGGCGGCACCGACGCAATATCCCGCCGGCACGACAGCCGATCTCGGCGACGGCGTGACATTGCTTCTCAATGCCGACGGCAGCTTCGTCATGGTCTCGCCCAAGGCGTTCGAAGGCGATCGCGGCCAGCGCGTCTACTATGCCTCGTCGGCACCGCCGAAATTCACCACCGACAACTACAAGACGGTGTTGTTTTCCGAGGGCATCGGACGGTCGTTCATGAACTCGCTGACCGTCACCATCCCGGCGACGATCATCCCGATCCTGATCGCCGCCTTTGCCGCCTATGCACTGGCCTGGATGCGGTTTCCCGGCCGGGCGCTGCTGATCGCGGTCATCATCGGCCTGCTGGTGGTGCCGCTGCAGATGTCACTGATCCCGCTGTTGAAGCTCTACAACGGCGTCGGCTCTTTCTTCGGCATGCCGTCGAAGACCTATCTCGGCATCTGGCTGGCGCATACCGGCTTCGGCCTGCCCTTCGCCATCTATCTGCTGCGCAGCTATATCGCCGGCCTGCCGCGCGAAATCATGGAATCGGCGCGCATCGACGGCGCCAGCGATTTCGAGATATTCGTCAAGATCGTCTTGCCGCTGTCGTTCCCGGTGCTGGCTTCGTTTGCCATCTTCCAGTTCCTGTGGGTATGGAACGATCTGCTGGTGGCGATGGTTTTCCTCGGTACAGAGGCAGACCAGATCGTGCTGACCGCCAAGCTCAACGCGCTTTTGGGCTCACGCGGCGGCGACTGGGAGATCCTGACGACATCGGCATTCGTGACCATCATCGTGCCGCTGATCGTCTTCTTCTCGCTGCAGCGCTATTTTGTCCGCGGGCTGCTTGCCGGCTCGGTGAAAGGAGGCTGA
- a CDS encoding DUF680 domain-containing protein, with amino-acid sequence MKKIILTAAALLAISGSAFANGSDHYGSNAPAATAVDSSYTASIKKSEPAAQTPAQGSDRNLFGNH; translated from the coding sequence ATGAAAAAGATCATTCTCACTGCCGCCGCCCTTCTGGCCATTTCCGGCAGCGCCTTCGCTAATGGTAGCGACCACTATGGTTCGAACGCCCCGGCAGCCACTGCTGTCGACAGCTCATACACCGCTTCGATCAAGAAGTCGGAACCGGCTGCTCAGACGCCTGCCCAGGGTAGCGACCGCAACCTCTTCGGCAACCACTAA
- a CDS encoding DUF680 domain-containing protein: MNKILIAAAAVLAISGSAFAGSDNFGSNGANQPATTAVDSSYTASVKKSEPAAQTPVTHGSDRNLFGNN, translated from the coding sequence ATGAACAAGATCCTTATTGCTGCCGCCGCCGTTCTGGCCATCTCGGGCAGCGCTTTCGCGGGCAGCGACAACTTCGGCTCCAATGGCGCCAACCAGCCTGCCACCACCGCCGTCGACAGCTCGTACACGGCTTCCGTCAAGAAGTCCGAGCCGGCTGCGCAGACGCCTGTCACCCATGGCAGCGACCGCAATCTGTTCGGCAACAACTAA
- a CDS encoding aromatic ring-hydroxylating dioxygenase subunit alpha has product MDIRNDMLRLLNGRRQGFSLEQPFYTDPDYFKLDMELIWYRDWLFIGHDCELPKPGSYITVQIGDYPVVLVRDQQGKINAFHNSCRHRGSRVCNTEKGTAAKLVCPYHQWTYELDGRLLFARQMADGFDKSEFSLKPVACESVGGYIFICLAKQPADFAPMRAMIEPYLLPHRLREAKIAFESTIIEKGNWKLVWENNRECYHCAANHPELCKTFPEAPTVTGVNGADSDPEMVAHWAKCEASGLPSKFRIDPAGQYRATRAPLLRDAVSYTMTGKLAVKKNLSDTVSADRIGTLMHYHYPTTWNHILIDHAVTFRVLPISATETAVTTKWLVHKDAVEGVDYTIEDLTHVWTETNDQDRRIVEENAFGILSPAYEPGPYSELHEGGVIQFVEWYASFIGPRLAEGGRPALRSVA; this is encoded by the coding sequence ATGGATATTCGCAACGACATGCTGAGGCTCTTGAATGGCCGCCGGCAAGGCTTTTCGCTAGAGCAGCCCTTCTACACCGATCCAGACTATTTCAAGCTCGACATGGAGCTGATCTGGTATCGCGACTGGCTGTTCATCGGCCACGATTGTGAACTGCCGAAGCCGGGCAGCTACATCACAGTGCAGATCGGCGACTATCCGGTCGTTCTTGTCCGCGACCAGCAAGGCAAGATCAACGCCTTCCACAATTCCTGCCGGCATCGCGGCAGCCGCGTCTGCAACACGGAGAAGGGTACGGCGGCAAAGCTGGTCTGCCCCTATCACCAGTGGACCTATGAGCTCGACGGCCGCCTGCTGTTTGCCCGCCAGATGGCCGACGGTTTCGACAAGAGTGAGTTCAGCCTGAAGCCGGTCGCCTGCGAGAGCGTCGGCGGCTACATCTTCATCTGCCTGGCCAAGCAGCCGGCGGATTTCGCACCGATGCGGGCGATGATCGAACCCTATCTTTTGCCGCACCGTTTGCGTGAAGCAAAGATCGCCTTCGAGAGCACGATCATCGAGAAGGGCAACTGGAAGCTGGTCTGGGAAAACAACCGCGAGTGCTACCACTGCGCCGCCAATCATCCCGAGCTGTGCAAGACCTTCCCCGAAGCACCGACCGTGACCGGCGTCAACGGCGCCGACAGCGACCCCGAGATGGTCGCGCACTGGGCCAAATGCGAGGCATCGGGCCTGCCGAGCAAATTCCGCATCGATCCGGCCGGGCAATACCGCGCCACCCGCGCGCCGCTGCTGCGCGATGCCGTCAGCTACACCATGACCGGCAAGCTGGCGGTCAAGAAGAACCTCTCCGACACCGTTTCCGCCGACCGGATCGGCACCTTGATGCACTATCACTATCCGACGACCTGGAATCACATCCTCATCGATCACGCCGTGACGTTCCGTGTGCTGCCGATCAGCGCCACGGAAACGGCGGTGACGACCAAGTGGCTGGTGCACAAGGATGCGGTCGAGGGGGTCGATTACACCATCGAAGACCTCACCCATGTCTGGACCGAGACCAACGACCAGGACCGCCGCATCGTCGAGGAAAACGCCTTCGGCATCCTGTCGCCGGCCTATGAGCCCGGTCCCTATTCGGAGCTGCATGAGGGTGGCGTGATCCAGTTCGTCGAGTGGTACGCGTCGTTCATCGGCCCGCGCCTTGCCGAGGGCGGCCGGCCCGCGCTGCGCAGCGTCGCCTAG
- a CDS encoding sugar ABC transporter permease: MAAQIFSAIFVIIVGVGGCVAYFWGANKLVDLIFPSRGVAGAAAIDNLRRQGLVRPWLFVGPAMIILTIYLIYPVVETLRLSFLDRGGINFVGLANYEWAFGDREFRNSILNNIIWLAVVPAACTFLGLIIAVLTDKIWWGTIAKSLIFLPLAISFVGASVIWKFIYEYRGEGQTQIGILNAIIQHFGGQPQVWISLPFWNNFFLMVILIWIQTGFAMVILSSALRGIPEETLEAAVIDGANPFQIFWKIMVPQIWGTIAVVWTTITILVLKVFDIVLTMTNGQWNSQVLANLMFDWMFRGGGDFGRGATIAIIIMIAVIPIMVWNIRQANKETGGH, encoded by the coding sequence ATGGCGGCTCAGATTTTCTCGGCCATTTTCGTCATCATCGTCGGCGTCGGCGGTTGCGTCGCCTATTTCTGGGGCGCCAACAAGCTGGTCGACCTGATATTCCCATCGCGCGGCGTTGCCGGTGCCGCGGCCATCGACAATCTGCGCCGGCAGGGGCTGGTTCGTCCCTGGCTGTTTGTTGGCCCGGCGATGATCATCCTGACCATCTACCTGATCTATCCGGTGGTCGAGACGCTGCGGCTGTCGTTCCTCGATCGCGGCGGCATCAATTTCGTCGGCTTGGCCAATTACGAATGGGCCTTCGGCGACCGCGAGTTCCGCAACTCGATCCTCAACAACATCATCTGGCTGGCGGTCGTGCCCGCCGCCTGCACCTTCCTCGGGCTGATCATCGCCGTGCTCACCGACAAGATCTGGTGGGGCACGATCGCCAAGAGCCTGATCTTCCTGCCGCTGGCGATCTCCTTCGTCGGCGCCAGCGTGATCTGGAAATTCATCTACGAGTATCGTGGCGAGGGCCAGACGCAGATCGGCATCCTCAACGCCATCATCCAGCATTTCGGCGGCCAGCCGCAGGTCTGGATATCGCTGCCGTTCTGGAACAATTTCTTCCTGATGGTGATCCTGATCTGGATCCAGACCGGCTTCGCCATGGTCATCCTGTCCTCCGCCCTGCGCGGCATTCCCGAGGAAACGCTGGAAGCCGCCGTCATCGACGGCGCCAATCCATTCCAGATCTTCTGGAAGATCATGGTGCCGCAGATCTGGGGCACCATTGCCGTGGTCTGGACCACGATCACCATCCTGGTGCTCAAAGTGTTCGACATCGTGCTGACCATGACCAACGGCCAGTGGAACAGCCAGGTGCTGGCCAATCTGATGTTCGACTGGATGTTCCGTGGCGGCGGCGATTTCGGCCGTGGCGCCACCATCGCCATCATCATCATGATCGCGGTCATCCCGATCATGGTCTGGAACATCCGCCAGGCGAACAAAGAGACGGGAGGACATTGA
- a CDS encoding carbohydrate ABC transporter substrate-binding protein, translated as MKKMLLLGAAFATLALNAPAHAELKFKPGEDKRFNWANYEELKKVDLKGETLSIFGPWRGEDEGLVRGVLDYFSEATGVEIKYSSSENYEQQIVIDTQAGSPPNIAVLPQPGLIQDLASKGLLTPLGDDTAKWVKDNYGAGQSWVDLGTFKDKDGKPGFFAFPYKADVKSLVWYSPDNFEEAGYKVPKTQEELADLEKKIIADGGKPWCIGLGSGGATGWPATDWVEDLMLRTQPPEVYDKWVKNEIPFNDPAVVNAIDIFGKIATDDKMVDGGAKAVAATDFRDSPKGLFSVPPKCYLHHQASFIPTFFPEGTKVGQDADFFYFPPYASKPELGTPVLGAGTLAMITKDSKAARAFIEFLKMPLAHEIWMAEGGFVTPLKSVNKDAYASDALKKQGEILANASTFRFDGSDLMPGKIGAGAFWTGMIDLVGGKSAQDVATDIQKSWDAIK; from the coding sequence ATGAAGAAAATGCTTTTGCTGGGTGCTGCGTTTGCCACGCTCGCCCTGAACGCGCCCGCGCATGCCGAATTGAAGTTCAAGCCGGGCGAAGACAAGCGCTTCAACTGGGCGAACTACGAAGAGCTCAAGAAAGTCGATCTCAAGGGTGAGACGCTGTCGATCTTCGGACCGTGGCGCGGCGAGGACGAAGGCCTGGTGCGCGGCGTTCTCGACTATTTCTCGGAAGCCACCGGCGTCGAGATCAAATACTCCTCCTCGGAGAATTACGAACAGCAGATCGTCATCGATACACAGGCCGGCAGCCCGCCCAACATCGCCGTGCTGCCGCAGCCGGGCCTGATCCAGGACCTGGCATCGAAAGGCCTTTTGACGCCGCTTGGTGACGACACCGCCAAATGGGTCAAGGACAATTACGGCGCCGGCCAGTCATGGGTCGATCTCGGCACCTTCAAGGACAAGGACGGCAAGCCGGGCTTCTTCGCCTTTCCCTACAAGGCTGACGTGAAGTCGCTGGTCTGGTACTCGCCGGACAATTTCGAGGAAGCCGGCTACAAGGTGCCGAAGACGCAGGAAGAACTCGCCGATCTCGAAAAGAAGATCATCGCCGATGGCGGCAAGCCGTGGTGCATCGGCCTCGGCTCGGGCGGCGCCACCGGTTGGCCGGCGACCGACTGGGTCGAAGACCTGATGCTGCGCACCCAGCCTCCGGAAGTCTACGACAAATGGGTCAAGAACGAGATCCCGTTCAACGATCCGGCGGTGGTCAACGCCATCGACATCTTCGGCAAGATCGCGACCGACGACAAGATGGTCGACGGCGGCGCCAAGGCGGTTGCGGCGACCGATTTCCGCGACAGCCCGAAGGGCCTCTTCTCGGTGCCGCCGAAATGCTACCTGCACCATCAGGCATCGTTCATCCCGACCTTCTTCCCGGAAGGCACCAAGGTCGGCCAGGACGCGGACTTCTTCTACTTCCCGCCCTACGCCTCCAAGCCTGAACTGGGCACGCCCGTGCTCGGCGCCGGTACGCTGGCGATGATCACCAAGGACTCCAAGGCGGCGCGCGCGTTCATCGAATTCCTGAAGATGCCGCTCGCCCATGAGATCTGGATGGCCGAGGGTGGTTTCGTGACGCCGCTCAAGTCGGTCAACAAGGATGCCTACGCCAGCGACGCGCTGAAGAAGCAGGGCGAAATCCTCGCCAACGCCTCGACCTTCCGCTTCGACGGTTCCGACCTGATGCCGGGCAAGATCGGCGCCGGCGCCTTCTGGACCGGCATGATCGACCTGGTCGGCGGCAAGTCCGCGCAGGATGTCGCTACCGACATCCAGAAGAGCTGGGACGCCATCAAGTAG
- the ugpC gene encoding sn-glycerol-3-phosphate ABC transporter ATP-binding protein UgpC — translation MADVTLRQVKKSYGNLNILHGIDLDIKSGEFIVFVGPSGCGKSTLLRSIAGLEEITSGELKIAGEVVNDVPPSKRGIAMVFQSYALYPHMTVYDNMAFSMKIGKENKAEIDRRVKQAAEILQLTKYLDRLPKAMSGGQRQRVAIGRAIVRNPKVFLFDEPLSNLDAALRVATRIEIAKLKESMPNTTMIYVTHDQVEAMTLADRIVVLKDGHIEQVGTPMDLYKKPGNLFVAQFIGSPAMNILPATIDKTGNPTVVSHVGGRKATVPIATPASAKGAAVSFGVRPEDLIIANGADYLFEGTVDYVEQLGEVQLVYVDIGRADLPLVTKLPGNVEVKRGSILRLSANGEDLHIFDADGHSFALQKPEAKAA, via the coding sequence ATGGCCGATGTCACGCTAAGACAAGTGAAGAAGTCCTACGGCAATCTGAACATTCTCCACGGCATCGACCTCGACATAAAGTCGGGCGAGTTCATCGTCTTTGTCGGCCCGTCTGGCTGCGGCAAGTCGACATTGCTGAGGTCGATCGCCGGGCTCGAGGAAATCACCTCCGGCGAGCTCAAGATCGCGGGCGAGGTGGTCAACGACGTGCCGCCGTCGAAGCGGGGCATCGCCATGGTGTTCCAGTCCTACGCGCTCTACCCGCACATGACCGTCTACGACAACATGGCGTTCTCGATGAAGATCGGCAAAGAGAACAAGGCCGAGATCGACCGCCGTGTGAAGCAGGCGGCTGAAATCCTGCAGCTGACCAAATATCTCGACCGCCTGCCCAAGGCGATGTCGGGCGGCCAGCGCCAGCGCGTCGCCATCGGCCGCGCCATCGTGCGCAATCCGAAAGTGTTCCTGTTCGACGAGCCGCTGTCGAACCTTGACGCCGCACTTCGCGTCGCCACCCGCATCGAGATCGCCAAGCTCAAGGAATCGATGCCCAACACGACCATGATCTATGTCACCCACGACCAGGTCGAGGCGATGACGCTGGCCGATCGCATCGTGGTGCTCAAGGACGGCCATATCGAACAGGTCGGCACGCCGATGGACCTCTACAAGAAACCCGGCAATCTGTTCGTTGCCCAGTTCATCGGCTCGCCGGCCATGAACATCCTGCCGGCGACCATCGACAAGACCGGCAACCCGACCGTCGTCAGCCATGTCGGCGGACGCAAGGCAACCGTGCCGATCGCGACGCCAGCTTCGGCAAAGGGGGCTGCGGTGAGCTTTGGCGTGCGGCCGGAAGATCTGATCATCGCCAATGGCGCCGACTATCTGTTCGAAGGGACGGTCGACTATGTCGAGCAGCTCGGCGAGGTCCAGCTGGTCTATGTCGACATCGGCCGCGCCGACCTGCCGCTGGTGACCAAGCTGCCCGGCAATGTCGAGGTCAAGCGCGGTTCGATATTGCGGCTGAGCGCCAATGGCGAGGACCTGCATATCTTCGATGCGGACGGACATTCCTTTGCGCTGCAAAAGCCGGAAGCAAAGGCGGCCTGA
- a CDS encoding alpha-glucosidase, producing the protein MQSALKASSKPDLAIDSDWWRGAVIYQIYPRSYQDSNGDGIGDLKGIIGRLPYIAALGADAIWISPFFKSPMKDFGYDVSDYCDVDPMFGTLADFDALTAEAHRLGLKVMIDEVLSHTADNHPWFKESRSSRTNPKADWYVWADARPDGTPPNNWLSIFGGSAWQWDTSRQQYYLHNFLAEQPDLNFHNHEVQDALLDVTRFWLERGVDGFRLDTINFYFHSQGLENNPPLPPEERNDQTAPAVNPYNYQDHLYDKSRPENLGFLERFRALLDEYPATAAVGEVGDSQRGLEVVAAYTAGGKRVHMCYSFDFLAPEKISAAKVRSVLESFGKVASDGWSCWAFSNHDVMRPASRWAANEADPTAYLKLISALLMSLRGSVCIYQGEELGLGEADLRFEDLQDPYGIRFWPEFKGRDGCRTPMVWDGGAKNGGFSQAKPWLPVPAKHLAQAVNVQQGDETSLLEHYRRFLSFRRAHPVLAKGDITFIESEGDTVAFTRRAGNEQIVCIFNLGARPAEVDLGNRSLQPLPGHGFSGQTSSGAIKLGGYGAWFGRID; encoded by the coding sequence ATGCAATCCGCTTTGAAGGCCAGCTCGAAGCCTGATCTCGCCATCGATAGCGACTGGTGGCGAGGTGCGGTGATCTACCAGATCTATCCGCGCAGCTACCAGGATTCGAACGGCGACGGCATCGGTGACCTCAAGGGCATCATCGGCCGGCTGCCCTACATCGCGGCACTCGGTGCGGACGCCATCTGGATTTCGCCGTTCTTCAAGTCGCCGATGAAGGATTTCGGCTACGACGTGTCGGATTACTGCGACGTCGATCCGATGTTCGGCACGCTGGCCGATTTCGACGCGCTGACCGCCGAGGCACACAGGCTGGGCTTGAAGGTGATGATCGACGAGGTGCTGTCGCACACCGCCGACAACCACCCATGGTTCAAGGAAAGCCGGTCAAGCCGCACCAACCCGAAGGCCGACTGGTACGTCTGGGCGGACGCCAGGCCGGACGGCACGCCGCCCAACAACTGGCTGTCGATCTTCGGCGGATCGGCCTGGCAATGGGACACCAGCCGCCAGCAATACTACCTGCACAACTTCCTGGCCGAGCAGCCCGACCTCAACTTCCACAACCACGAGGTCCAGGACGCATTGCTCGACGTCACCCGCTTCTGGCTGGAGCGCGGCGTCGATGGTTTCCGGCTCGACACCATCAATTTCTACTTCCACAGCCAGGGCCTGGAAAACAATCCGCCGCTGCCGCCGGAAGAGCGCAACGACCAGACGGCGCCCGCGGTCAACCCCTACAACTACCAGGACCATCTCTACGACAAGAGCCGCCCCGAGAACCTCGGCTTCCTCGAACGGTTCCGCGCCCTGCTCGACGAATATCCGGCAACCGCCGCGGTCGGCGAGGTCGGCGATTCGCAGCGCGGGCTGGAGGTGGTGGCTGCCTACACCGCCGGCGGCAAGCGCGTGCACATGTGCTATTCCTTCGATTTCCTGGCGCCGGAAAAGATCAGCGCGGCCAAGGTCCGCTCGGTGCTGGAATCCTTCGGCAAGGTCGCCAGCGACGGCTGGTCGTGCTGGGCTTTTTCCAACCACGACGTGATGCGCCCCGCCTCGCGCTGGGCGGCCAATGAGGCCGATCCGACCGCCTATCTCAAGCTCATCTCGGCACTGCTGATGTCCTTGCGCGGTTCGGTCTGCATCTATCAGGGCGAAGAGCTTGGGCTCGGCGAGGCGGACCTTCGCTTCGAGGATTTGCAGGACCCCTATGGCATCCGCTTCTGGCCGGAATTCAAGGGCCGCGACGGCTGCCGCACGCCGATGGTGTGGGACGGCGGCGCCAAAAATGGCGGTTTCTCCCAGGCAAAGCCCTGGCTGCCGGTGCCGGCCAAGCATCTGGCGCAAGCGGTCAATGTCCAGCAGGGCGACGAGACTTCGCTGCTCGAGCATTACCGGCGCTTTCTCAGCTTCCGGCGCGCCCATCCGGTGCTGGCCAAGGGCGACATAACCTTCATCGAAAGTGAGGGGGACACCGTCGCCTTCACGCGCCGCGCCGGCAACGAGCAGATCGTCTGCATCTTCAATCTGGGCGCCAGGCCGGCCGAGGTTGACCTTGGCAACCGATCGCTGCAACCTTTGCCGGGACACGGATTCTCGGGGCAGACGAGCAGCGGCGCCATAAAGCTCGGCGGCTACGGCGCCTGGTTCGGGCGTATCGACTGA
- a CDS encoding DUF680 domain-containing protein, whose amino-acid sequence MKKIILATAAVLAISGSAFAGSDNFGSNGANQPAVTSVDSSHTASVQQKSAPAEKQPVVQGSDRNLFGNN is encoded by the coding sequence ATGAAGAAGATCATTCTTGCTACCGCCGCCGTTCTGGCCATCTCGGGTAGCGCTTTCGCCGGCAGCGACAACTTCGGCTCCAATGGCGCCAACCAGCCTGCCGTCACCTCGGTTGACAGCTCGCATACGGCTTCGGTCCAGCAGAAGTCGGCTCCGGCTGAAAAGCAGCCCGTCGTTCAGGGCAGCGATCGCAACCTCTTCGGCAACAACTAA
- a CDS encoding DUF680 domain-containing protein — MKKIVLTAAALLIAAGSAYARNDNVGGADINKQATVNVDTSHTASIRNTASPVYKLLNSSGDVQKSAPQGSDRNLFGR, encoded by the coding sequence TTGAAAAAGATTGTTCTTACTGCCGCCGCTCTTCTGATTGCCGCCGGCAGCGCCTATGCCCGCAACGACAACGTTGGCGGCGCAGACATCAACAAGCAGGCGACCGTCAACGTCGACACCTCGCATACGGCTTCGATCCGCAACACGGCCTCGCCAGTGTACAAGCTGCTCAATTCGTCGGGCGACGTACAGAAGTCCGCCCCTCAGGGCAGCGACCGGAACCTCTTCGGCCGCTAA